Proteins encoded by one window of Brevibacterium atlanticum:
- a CDS encoding SDR family oxidoreductase has translation MSDQLTFQDPTTRFPDITPPKQDQPEPGLDAELIPGTDRGEDSYTGTGRLRGRRALITGSDSGIGAAVAIAFAREGADVALSYLPAEEEDAQHICELIRAEGRTALPLPGNLSDRDWCRDLPRRAAEGLGGLDAVVNNAGRQIAVDDIAELTDEQWEETYQTNIHAMFRICQAALDYLEPGSTIVNTTSIQAYSPSSHLIDYASTKAAINNFTKGLATQLAPKGIRVNGVAPGPIWTPLQVSDGQPKEALPHFGKNTPLGRAGQPTELAPAYVFLTSAESSYVLGETLNVNGGQPSP, from the coding sequence ATGAGCGACCAGCTGACCTTCCAAGATCCCACCACGCGATTTCCCGACATCACACCCCCGAAGCAGGATCAGCCAGAGCCGGGCCTTGATGCCGAACTCATCCCCGGCACCGACCGAGGCGAAGACAGCTACACCGGCACAGGCAGACTCCGCGGACGCCGGGCTCTCATCACCGGATCCGACTCCGGGATCGGCGCCGCCGTGGCCATCGCCTTCGCCAGAGAGGGCGCCGACGTTGCACTGTCCTATCTTCCGGCAGAGGAGGAAGACGCACAGCACATCTGCGAACTCATCCGCGCTGAAGGCCGCACAGCCCTCCCTCTGCCAGGGAATCTGTCCGATCGGGACTGGTGCCGCGATCTCCCCCGCAGAGCCGCCGAGGGACTCGGGGGCCTCGACGCCGTGGTCAACAACGCCGGTCGACAGATTGCCGTCGACGACATCGCAGAGCTGACGGATGAGCAATGGGAGGAGACCTACCAGACGAATATCCATGCGATGTTTCGGATCTGCCAGGCCGCACTCGACTACCTCGAACCCGGATCGACGATCGTCAACACGACCTCCATACAGGCCTATTCCCCCTCGTCACATCTCATCGATTACGCATCGACGAAAGCGGCGATCAACAATTTCACCAAGGGCTTGGCCACACAACTGGCGCCGAAAGGCATCCGTGTGAATGGCGTGGCCCCCGGACCGATCTGGACTCCTCTGCAGGTCTCCGACGGCCAGCCGAAGGAGGCTCTTCCGCATTTCGGCAAGAATACTCCGCTGGGTCGGGCAGGACAGCCGACGGAGCTGGCGCCCGCTTATGTCTTCCTCACCTCGGCGGAGTCGAGCTACGTCCTCGGTGAGACACTCAACGTCAACGGAGGCCAGCCGAGTCCCTGA
- a CDS encoding PepSY domain-containing protein encodes MKATRLTQITTICTLSAGLALAGCSSSGGDSSSDSPAPDVTQSESQESGDSGAADSSENADDSSSASTTPEDADLSTTKPSTSAEDAVKTAEDKVKAKDGILHTIELDFDSDDGKWEYDIKIMDGDTDHKVVIDADSGKVIRDESESSDDSEKSIDLKSPMTYDEAFELAKKKASGTLAGWKLEYDDGQREYQFDFDDNGDEVEVTVDVESKNVTTDD; translated from the coding sequence ATGAAGGCCACACGACTGACTCAGATCACGACAATCTGCACGCTCAGCGCCGGACTCGCCCTGGCGGGGTGCTCGAGCTCCGGAGGCGACAGCTCCTCCGACTCCCCGGCGCCGGATGTAACGCAGAGTGAGAGCCAGGAGTCCGGCGACAGCGGCGCCGCGGACAGTTCGGAGAACGCTGACGACTCCTCCTCGGCCTCGACGACACCCGAAGACGCCGACCTGAGCACGACGAAGCCGTCCACCTCCGCCGAGGACGCGGTGAAGACCGCCGAAGACAAGGTCAAGGCGAAGGACGGGATCCTCCATACAATCGAGCTCGACTTCGACAGCGACGACGGCAAGTGGGAGTACGACATCAAGATCATGGACGGCGACACCGACCACAAGGTCGTCATCGATGCCGATTCAGGCAAAGTCATCCGCGACGAGTCCGAAAGCAGCGATGACTCCGAGAAGTCCATCGACCTGAAGTCCCCGATGACCTATGACGAGGCCTTCGAACTCGCGAAGAAGAAGGCCTCGGGCACCCTGGCCGGGTGGAAGCTCGAATACGACGACGGCCAGCGCGAATACCAGTTCGACTTCGACGACAACGGCGACGAGGTCGAGGTCACCGTCGACGTGGAATCGAAGAACGTCACGACCGACGACTGA
- a CDS encoding MFS transporter: protein MAGTEQKAPGIGLITVLLGAVAAGPILLYGLSATSDSIIADLGISEGHFGLLATACFGAAAIGNVTMGRLADRHSDLALMAFIFILSTLALLLVAVPDGFGMLLLAAILAGIAQSFPNGVTNRILLERVPTAKRIGWVGVKQSGVQVSQLVASLAFPVLAIGLGWRGAALAVAIIPIILLVMTWRSLRTTPLLPATTTNTPAEAAEPTADAEPVSGTADIAEAAEPTANAESESGPADTTPAPAVRAKHPGVVWALAAFGLLNGIGVQATNVYMPLFAVRELDFSLVLGGATAALSGIVGVIARVSWARRMAKGVSGPHLLLTLAFIALAGAALFFTAGATGWAVLMWFAVALHGISALGVSVVLMSALMRVIPASSMVSASGMVTAGMFFGFALGPLGMGLLVGSAGGFLLGWIVVGVVYLLCALLALALIRHRTRS from the coding sequence ATGGCCGGCACCGAGCAGAAAGCTCCGGGAATCGGACTGATCACCGTCCTCCTCGGCGCGGTCGCCGCCGGACCGATCCTGCTCTACGGCCTCAGCGCCACCAGTGACTCGATCATCGCCGACCTCGGCATCTCCGAGGGCCACTTCGGCCTGCTCGCGACCGCCTGCTTCGGTGCTGCGGCCATCGGCAACGTCACGATGGGCAGGCTGGCCGACCGGCACTCCGACCTGGCCCTCATGGCCTTCATCTTCATCCTCAGCACGCTCGCCCTTCTCCTGGTCGCCGTGCCCGACGGATTCGGGATGCTGCTTCTCGCCGCGATCCTGGCCGGGATCGCCCAGTCCTTCCCCAACGGCGTGACCAACCGGATCCTCCTCGAACGCGTCCCCACCGCCAAACGGATCGGCTGGGTCGGCGTCAAACAGTCCGGTGTCCAGGTCAGCCAGCTCGTCGCGAGCCTGGCCTTCCCCGTCCTAGCGATCGGCCTCGGCTGGCGCGGCGCGGCCCTGGCCGTGGCGATCATCCCCATCATCCTGCTCGTCATGACCTGGAGATCCCTGCGCACCACCCCGCTGCTTCCCGCCACGACCACCAACACCCCCGCCGAGGCGGCCGAGCCGACCGCGGACGCTGAGCCCGTATCCGGGACGGCCGACATCGCCGAGGCGGCCGAACCGACCGCGAACGCTGAGTCCGAATCGGGCCCAGCCGACACCACCCCCGCGCCGGCAGTGCGGGCAAAGCACCCGGGCGTGGTCTGGGCTCTGGCGGCCTTCGGGCTGCTCAACGGCATCGGCGTGCAGGCGACGAACGTGTACATGCCGCTGTTCGCCGTGCGCGAGCTCGACTTCTCCCTCGTCCTCGGCGGCGCGACCGCCGCCCTGTCCGGAATCGTCGGCGTCATCGCCCGAGTCAGTTGGGCCAGGCGCATGGCCAAGGGTGTCTCGGGTCCGCACCTGCTGCTCACGCTCGCCTTCATCGCCCTGGCCGGTGCCGCGCTGTTCTTCACAGCCGGGGCGACCGGATGGGCGGTGCTCATGTGGTTCGCAGTGGCCCTGCACGGGATCTCCGCGCTCGGGGTCTCGGTGGTGCTCATGTCTGCACTGATGCGAGTCATCCCCGCGTCATCGATGGTCTCGGCCAGCGGCATGGTCACCGCCGGAATGTTCTTCGGCTTCGCACTCGGGCCGCTCGGCATGGGACTGCTCGTCGGCTCGGCGGGCGGCTTCTTGCTCGGATGGATCGTCGTCGGAGTCGTCTATCTGCTGTGTGCGCTGCTCGCCCTCGCGCTCATCCGCCACCGCACCCGAAGCTGA
- a CDS encoding class I SAM-dependent methyltransferase: MNDNEHVSPTGHESSPEEYWEGEYSGSEARWSGEVNGTMAEVVSELPAGPGRSALDLGCGEGGDAVWLACQGWRVTAIDISATATGRGAELARTAGVSEAITWVTRDLATWETTETFDLVTASFFHSTVELPREQILRRAAGQIRSGGHLLLVTHVFEGPDDIPEWSLRYHGTDDPNDPELQNHFSVLKTPSEEVAALDLDDADWTLEKQEIRLREATGPDGMETATVKDGVILLRRN, encoded by the coding sequence ATGAACGACAACGAGCACGTCAGCCCTACAGGCCACGAATCCTCACCCGAGGAGTACTGGGAGGGCGAATACTCCGGCAGCGAAGCGCGCTGGTCGGGCGAGGTCAACGGCACCATGGCCGAGGTCGTCTCCGAACTGCCCGCCGGGCCGGGGCGCTCGGCCCTCGACCTCGGATGCGGCGAGGGCGGCGACGCCGTGTGGCTGGCCTGTCAAGGATGGCGGGTGACCGCGATCGATATCTCCGCAACCGCCACCGGACGCGGTGCCGAACTCGCCCGGACGGCCGGCGTCAGCGAAGCGATCACCTGGGTCACTCGCGATCTGGCGACCTGGGAGACGACGGAGACCTTCGACCTCGTCACCGCCTCGTTCTTCCACTCCACGGTCGAACTGCCCAGGGAGCAGATCCTTCGCCGGGCGGCCGGACAGATTCGTTCCGGCGGTCACCTGCTCCTCGTCACCCACGTCTTTGAGGGACCGGATGACATCCCCGAGTGGTCGCTGCGCTACCACGGCACCGACGACCCGAACGACCCCGAGCTGCAGAACCACTTCAGCGTGCTCAAGACCCCGAGCGAGGAAGTGGCTGCGCTCGACCTCGACGATGCCGACTGGACTCTTGAGAAGCAGGAGATTCGCCTCCGCGAAGCGACCGGCCCCGACGGTATGGAAACGGCAACCGTCAAAGACGGAGTCATCCTGCTGCGACGCAACTGA
- a CDS encoding helix-turn-helix domain-containing protein yields MTDELKQIGPRLRALRTSKGWTLDQLASRVEMSTSTLSRLESGKRQASLELLIPLTRHLGVGLDDLVTPNPPDPRVRRRSVRRNGMVITPLAPEGSPVETFKIVYPPVAAAPEPRIHDGFEWFYVLSGKVRLRLGDQDLILTRGEAAEFDTRVPHSISAAGGQSAQVLSIFNAEGMRMHTHTAAGDGEDSAEGDGEVDADGVESGAEVLEEQ; encoded by the coding sequence ATGACCGACGAGCTCAAGCAGATCGGGCCGCGCCTGCGCGCTCTGCGCACCAGCAAGGGGTGGACCCTCGACCAGCTGGCCTCACGTGTCGAGATGTCGACGAGCACCCTGTCGCGCCTTGAGTCGGGCAAACGGCAGGCGAGCCTCGAACTGCTCATCCCGCTCACTCGGCACCTCGGCGTCGGACTCGACGACCTCGTCACGCCGAACCCGCCGGATCCCCGGGTCCGGCGTCGCTCGGTGCGCAGGAACGGGATGGTCATCACCCCGCTCGCCCCGGAGGGTTCGCCTGTCGAGACGTTCAAGATCGTCTATCCGCCGGTCGCCGCGGCTCCGGAGCCGCGGATCCATGACGGTTTCGAATGGTTCTATGTGCTCTCGGGGAAGGTCCGGCTCCGCCTCGGTGATCAGGACCTCATCCTCACTCGCGGTGAGGCCGCCGAGTTCGACACGCGCGTTCCGCACAGCATCTCCGCCGCAGGTGGTCAGTCTGCGCAGGTGCTGAGCATCTTCAACGCCGAAGGCATGCGCATGCACACCCACACGGCCGCCGGAGACGGCGAGGACAGCGCTGAGGGCGACGGGGAGGTCGATGCCGATGGCGTGGAAAGCGGCGCCGAGGTGCTCGAGGAGCAGTGA
- a CDS encoding aminotransferase class V-fold PLP-dependent enzyme: MTPRPSLTLDEARTEWDIDRTFLDSCSYGPPPRRGWDALQSSLDEYRRGARPWQGWTGSVQTSRERFAELVGVPADWVATGAAVSQLLAPIAAALPDGAEVLVPDIEFTSGVYPFAVHAHRSVHVRTAPLESLAEAVDDSTALVSFSAAQSATGEVADIPTVVDRAAEVGALTVLDGTQAAGWLPLDGAGVDFLAVAGYKWLCAPRGTALLTMRPLTSTFTPEAVRERQAEFASRLTPLAAGWFAAGGAASYGMPLQLADSARAFDISPAWHSWVGMAPALELLLGIGVDAIHDHNIGLANAFRTGLGLDESDSAIVSVEVPEAGLARLDEAGVQFSVADGRARFGFHLYNDDDDVAAALDALRGRL; the protein is encoded by the coding sequence ATGACACCACGACCATCGCTGACCCTCGATGAAGCCCGCACCGAATGGGACATCGACCGCACCTTCCTCGACTCATGCTCCTACGGTCCGCCGCCTCGGCGCGGGTGGGACGCCCTCCAGTCGTCCCTCGACGAATACCGGCGCGGAGCCCGACCGTGGCAGGGCTGGACCGGATCAGTCCAGACCTCCCGCGAACGCTTCGCCGAGCTCGTCGGCGTCCCCGCCGACTGGGTGGCCACCGGTGCCGCCGTGTCCCAGCTGCTCGCCCCCATCGCCGCCGCGCTGCCCGACGGCGCCGAGGTCCTCGTCCCCGACATCGAGTTCACCTCCGGGGTCTACCCCTTCGCCGTCCACGCCCACCGCAGCGTGCATGTGCGCACTGCGCCGCTCGAATCCCTCGCCGAGGCGGTCGACGACTCGACAGCGCTCGTGTCCTTCTCCGCCGCGCAGTCCGCGACAGGTGAGGTCGCGGACATCCCCACGGTCGTCGATCGCGCCGCCGAGGTGGGAGCGCTCACCGTCCTCGACGGCACCCAGGCCGCCGGCTGGCTGCCCCTCGACGGGGCCGGCGTCGACTTCCTCGCCGTCGCCGGATACAAATGGCTCTGCGCTCCACGAGGCACCGCACTGTTGACGATGCGACCGTTGACCAGCACATTCACCCCCGAGGCTGTGCGCGAGAGACAGGCAGAGTTCGCCTCCCGACTCACCCCGCTCGCGGCCGGATGGTTCGCCGCCGGAGGTGCCGCGAGCTACGGCATGCCCCTACAGCTCGCCGACTCCGCCCGAGCCTTCGACATCTCTCCTGCATGGCATTCGTGGGTGGGAATGGCTCCGGCTCTCGAACTCCTCCTCGGCATCGGCGTCGACGCGATCCATGACCACAACATCGGCCTGGCCAACGCCTTCCGCACAGGCCTGGGACTGGACGAATCGGACTCGGCGATCGTCTCCGTCGAGGTGCCGGAGGCAGGGTTGGCGCGACTCGACGAGGCCGGCGTCCAGTTCTCCGTCGCCGACGGGCGAGCACGCTTCGGCTTCCACCTCTACAACGATGACGACGACGTCGCGGCGGCCCTCGACGCCCTCCGCGGGAGGCTGTGA
- a CDS encoding SDR family oxidoreductase, translating to MNIDKSIAVVTGANRGLGRQFAAQLLERGASKVYAAARRPEAVDLPGVEAIRLDVTDQDQVDVVARRVGEADIIVNNAGFSSFARLVDGDIGDIRQEIEVNYFGALRMVRAFAPIMRKRGHGGFLNVSSVMAWLGYEHSNSYGASKAANWAMSNGLREELAGTGIQISSLFLGSTDTDMMAGIDVPKNRPEELVATALDQFESGVNEIIADDAAATLKAGLSDDRGRFTTSSYPEHVA from the coding sequence ATGAACATCGACAAGAGCATTGCCGTCGTCACAGGAGCCAACCGCGGTCTGGGTCGGCAGTTCGCCGCCCAGCTGCTCGAGCGAGGCGCATCGAAGGTCTACGCGGCCGCACGTCGACCGGAGGCCGTCGACCTGCCGGGAGTCGAGGCGATCCGTTTGGACGTCACGGACCAGGATCAGGTCGACGTTGTCGCCCGCAGGGTGGGCGAAGCGGACATCATCGTCAACAATGCCGGCTTTTCGTCCTTCGCCCGACTCGTGGACGGAGACATCGGCGACATCCGCCAGGAGATCGAAGTCAACTACTTCGGTGCCCTGCGCATGGTCAGAGCGTTCGCGCCGATCATGCGGAAACGCGGCCACGGCGGCTTCCTCAACGTCTCATCCGTCATGGCATGGCTGGGCTACGAGCATTCGAATTCCTACGGGGCATCCAAGGCCGCCAACTGGGCGATGTCGAATGGACTGCGAGAGGAGCTGGCCGGAACAGGGATCCAGATCAGCTCCCTCTTCCTCGGAAGCACCGACACCGACATGATGGCAGGCATCGATGTCCCGAAGAATCGCCCCGAGGAACTTGTCGCCACCGCCCTCGATCAGTTCGAAAGCGGGGTGAACGAGATCATCGCCGATGACGCCGCCGCAACGCTCAAGGCGGGACTGTCGGATGATCGCGGCCGGTTCACCACCTCCTCGTATCCCGAGCACGTGGCGTAG
- a CDS encoding MerR family transcriptional regulator, whose amino-acid sequence MSQNSHPVTRLPLLSIGETARQAGCTPRALRYYEEQGLLAPIRTSGGQRRYRADDVERVLLYRRLIDAGLGTEVIRELLPCMNGAASADTVATLEREHARLIDQARELEETASRLKSILTSL is encoded by the coding sequence ATGTCACAGAATTCACATCCGGTAACGCGTCTGCCCCTCCTCTCCATCGGAGAGACGGCGCGACAGGCCGGCTGCACCCCGCGTGCCCTGCGTTACTACGAGGAACAGGGCCTCCTTGCCCCGATTCGAACCTCCGGCGGCCAACGCCGCTACCGGGCCGATGATGTGGAGCGGGTACTGCTCTACAGACGACTCATCGATGCCGGCCTCGGGACCGAGGTGATCCGTGAGCTCCTGCCGTGCATGAATGGAGCCGCGAGCGCCGATACCGTGGCCACGCTCGAGCGCGAGCACGCGAGGCTGATCGACCAGGCCCGAGAGCTCGAGGAGACCGCGAGCAGGCTCAAGAGCATCCTCACGTCTCTGTGA
- the fdhD gene encoding formate dehydrogenase accessory sulfurtransferase FdhD: MAQRKAVRARVHRFDATGEISAGPDSLAGEEPLEINLDGEQFSVTMRTPGSDVELVAGYLLSEAVVTSMDDIVEIDFSAGLAPDGSRNYNVAKVRLRPGTWSAEAAPARSVYTSSSCGICGTAAIDAVTKTSAYPLIPAACHVDEDGEYEFPPMLSAARTGELPDRLRSQQAVFDKTGGVHAAALFAVGDDPSAEPELLVCREDVGRHNAVDKVIGWAMANKGLPLSRTVLQVSARASFELVQKSAMAGIPMMSAVSAPSSMAVEHGRSVGVTVIGFNRRGRFNAYSYPERVA; this comes from the coding sequence ATGGCACAGCGCAAGGCCGTCCGCGCGCGGGTCCACAGATTCGACGCCACCGGTGAGATCTCCGCGGGCCCGGATTCCCTGGCCGGGGAGGAGCCGCTGGAGATCAACCTCGACGGCGAGCAGTTCTCCGTGACCATGCGCACCCCCGGCAGCGACGTCGAGCTCGTCGCCGGGTACCTCCTTTCCGAGGCGGTCGTGACCTCGATGGACGACATCGTCGAGATCGACTTCTCCGCCGGGCTCGCCCCCGACGGGTCCCGTAACTACAACGTCGCGAAGGTGCGGCTGCGGCCCGGAACCTGGAGCGCCGAGGCGGCTCCCGCCCGATCCGTCTACACCTCGTCCTCGTGTGGGATCTGTGGGACGGCGGCTATCGACGCGGTGACGAAGACGTCCGCCTACCCGCTCATCCCCGCCGCCTGCCACGTCGACGAAGACGGGGAGTACGAGTTCCCACCCATGCTCTCGGCCGCTCGCACCGGTGAGCTGCCCGACCGTCTGCGTTCCCAGCAGGCCGTCTTCGACAAGACCGGGGGAGTCCATGCCGCGGCTCTCTTTGCCGTCGGCGATGACCCGAGCGCCGAACCCGAGCTGCTCGTCTGCCGTGAGGACGTCGGTCGCCACAATGCGGTGGACAAGGTCATCGGCTGGGCCATGGCCAACAAGGGCCTGCCGCTCAGTCGCACCGTCCTGCAGGTCTCGGCCAGAGCCTCGTTCGAGCTCGTGCAGAAGTCCGCGATGGCCGGGATCCCGATGATGTCGGCGGTCAGCGCCCCCTCGTCGATGGCTGTCGAGCACGGCCGCAGCGTCGGCGTCACCGTGATCGGCTTCAACCGCCGTGGCCGGTTCAACGCCTACTCGTACCCCGAACGCGTGGCGTAG
- a CDS encoding MogA/MoaB family molybdenum cofactor biosynthesis protein: MQVSETNTGLLGAGRKAAVIIASTSAARGEAPDTTGPILVEWLRGRGYATPDAIVVRDGEPVGDALRQLLVDTPEGDRPRIIVTSGGTGLAPDDRTPEFTAELLERQSPGLVYAMWRKGLESTTSAVMSRGVAGVRGRSFVINFPGSKGGVKDGITVIDDLLEHIQTSVEDTTDHGPRV, translated from the coding sequence ATGCAGGTGAGTGAGACGAACACCGGCCTCCTCGGCGCCGGACGCAAGGCGGCGGTCATCATCGCCTCCACCTCGGCGGCCAGGGGAGAGGCTCCGGACACGACCGGCCCGATCCTCGTCGAATGGCTGCGCGGCCGCGGCTACGCAACCCCGGATGCCATCGTCGTCCGCGACGGCGAACCCGTCGGCGACGCACTCAGACAACTCCTCGTCGACACCCCTGAGGGAGACCGCCCACGCATCATCGTCACCAGCGGCGGCACCGGACTCGCCCCCGATGACAGGACGCCCGAGTTCACCGCCGAACTCCTCGAGCGCCAGTCCCCGGGCCTCGTCTACGCAATGTGGCGCAAGGGGCTCGAATCGACCACCTCGGCGGTGATGAGCCGCGGAGTCGCCGGCGTGCGCGGCCGTTCCTTCGTCATCAACTTCCCCGGCTCGAAGGGCGGGGTCAAGGACGGAATCACCGTCATCGACGACCTCCTCGAGCACATCCAGACCTCGGTCGAGGACACCACCGACCACGGACCCCGGGTCTGA
- a CDS encoding MarR family winged helix-turn-helix transcriptional regulator: MEDLSLSTLIWLRMVRFVQNSNQLSNDHLRQFGLTVAQFEALAHIRNFQPVTQTDLAKGLTVSGGGISRMLARLEREGLIAREQTWKTKHISLTEAGLETLERAFPSQLHQQSALFDDVLDEDEQRTLHALMKKLYDHSIAERTAAEEND, encoded by the coding sequence GTGGAGGATCTGTCGCTGAGCACGCTCATCTGGCTGCGGATGGTCCGCTTCGTCCAGAACAGCAACCAGCTCTCGAACGATCACCTGCGCCAGTTCGGCCTCACCGTCGCCCAATTCGAGGCCCTCGCTCACATCCGCAACTTCCAGCCCGTCACCCAGACCGACCTCGCCAAGGGGCTCACCGTCAGCGGCGGCGGCATCTCCCGGATGCTCGCCCGCCTCGAACGCGAAGGGCTCATCGCCCGCGAGCAGACATGGAAGACCAAGCACATCTCCCTCACCGAGGCGGGGCTTGAGACCCTCGAACGCGCGTTCCCCTCCCAGCTGCACCAGCAGTCCGCCCTCTTCGACGACGTCCTCGACGAGGACGAGCAGCGGACACTGCACGCGCTGATGAAGAAGCTCTACGACCACAGCATCGCCGAACGGACCGCGGCAGAAGAGAACGACTGA
- a CDS encoding LLM class flavin-dependent oxidoreductase, whose protein sequence is MSENTTTLDPVGFDPTQGLQFGMYSLGDHLPNPADGSRVSAGERIREFVGYAKAAEEAGFDFFSVGESHQEFFASQAHAVILGAIAQATSTIRIGSTSTILSTSDPVRVFENFATLDHLSGGRAELVAGRASRIGLFELLGYDLRDYEELFEEKFDLLMKIRREESVSWSGQFRAPLNNAEVLPRPEQSPLPIWRAVGGAPASAVKAGLAGVPMVMAHLGGTTSSFKPTVDAYRQAARHAGFDPAALPIATAGFLYTAPTSQEALRGLYPHINEGMKRTNGQGMPKQLFAQSVDPASIVNIGSPQQIVEKILHQHEVFGHQRYLGQIDFGGMPYDRVMKQIETIGSEIIPAVKKYTATEVAA, encoded by the coding sequence TTGAGCGAGAACACGACCACCCTGGATCCCGTCGGCTTCGACCCTACTCAGGGGCTGCAGTTCGGGATGTACAGCCTCGGCGATCATCTGCCGAATCCCGCCGACGGCTCCCGGGTGAGTGCGGGCGAGCGCATCCGCGAATTCGTCGGCTACGCCAAGGCGGCCGAGGAGGCCGGCTTCGACTTCTTCAGCGTCGGCGAGAGCCATCAGGAGTTCTTCGCCTCGCAGGCGCACGCGGTCATCCTCGGCGCGATCGCCCAGGCGACCTCGACGATCCGCATCGGCAGCACCTCGACGATCCTGAGCACCTCGGATCCGGTGCGCGTGTTCGAGAACTTCGCGACGCTCGACCACCTCTCCGGAGGCCGGGCCGAACTCGTCGCCGGTCGCGCTTCGCGGATCGGGTTGTTCGAACTCCTCGGTTACGATCTGCGCGATTACGAGGAGCTCTTCGAGGAGAAGTTCGACCTGCTGATGAAGATCCGCCGTGAGGAATCGGTGTCGTGGTCGGGCCAGTTCCGCGCCCCGCTCAACAACGCCGAGGTCCTCCCCCGCCCCGAGCAGAGCCCGCTGCCGATCTGGCGCGCGGTCGGCGGCGCGCCGGCGAGCGCGGTCAAAGCAGGACTGGCGGGCGTTCCCATGGTGATGGCCCACCTCGGCGGGACCACCTCGTCGTTCAAACCCACCGTCGACGCCTACCGTCAGGCGGCACGCCACGCCGGCTTCGATCCTGCCGCCCTGCCGATCGCCACGGCCGGGTTCCTCTACACGGCGCCGACCTCGCAGGAGGCGCTGCGCGGGCTCTACCCGCACATCAATGAGGGGATGAAGCGCACGAACGGGCAGGGCATGCCCAAGCAGCTCTTCGCCCAGAGCGTCGATCCGGCGAGCATCGTCAACATCGGCAGCCCGCAGCAGATCGTCGAGAAGATCCTTCACCAGCACGAGGTCTTCGGTCATCAGCGCTACCTCGGCCAGATCGACTTCGGCGGGATGCCGTATGACCGGGTGATGAAGCAGATCGAGACCATCGGATCGGAGATCATTCCGGCCGTGAAGAAGTACACCGCCACCGAGGTCGCCGCCTGA
- a CDS encoding NADPH-dependent FMN reductase, giving the protein MKIVVLSGSNVGTKTRTVMDYVAQAVMAQDPDIEVTLIDLAEADMVFADGRNFTEYSGDTGRVTAALMDADAIIIGTPIFQASIPASLKNVFDLLPVGAFRDKVVAAVATAGSAKHYLIPQQHLLPILTYMKAQVVSPYVFVEERDLHRGQIVSEDVIARLDRLVEDTIVLTQTYAAIREEKEAAYGF; this is encoded by the coding sequence ATGAAGATCGTCGTTCTCTCCGGCTCGAACGTCGGCACGAAGACGCGGACCGTAATGGACTACGTCGCGCAGGCGGTGATGGCGCAGGATCCCGACATCGAGGTCACGCTCATCGACCTCGCCGAGGCGGACATGGTCTTCGCCGACGGTCGGAACTTCACCGAATACTCCGGTGACACCGGGCGGGTGACCGCGGCTCTCATGGACGCCGATGCGATCATCATCGGCACGCCGATCTTCCAGGCCTCGATCCCCGCGAGTCTGAAGAACGTCTTCGACCTGCTGCCGGTGGGTGCTTTCCGCGACAAGGTCGTGGCCGCGGTTGCCACGGCAGGATCGGCGAAGCACTACCTCATCCCGCAGCAGCACCTCCTGCCGATCCTGACGTACATGAAGGCGCAGGTCGTCTCTCCGTACGTGTTCGTCGAGGAGCGCGACCTGCACCGGGGCCAGATCGTCAGCGAGGATGTCATCGCCCGCCTCGACCGCCTCGTCGAGGACACGATCGTACTGACGCAGACCTACGCCGCCATCCGTGAGGAGAAGGAAGCCGCCTACGGGTTCTGA
- a CDS encoding DoxX family protein yields MYATTGFPTIARDIITAIARIILGVIFIAHGWQKFNEWTVAGTADSFAQMGVPLPEIAAPFATFVELIGGALLILGALTPVVGVLLAANVIGALVIVHLTPTPFVDQGGWELVAALAAGVLLIAATGPGRFSIDQFLFAGKQGKGRKRSSGAQSVAADA; encoded by the coding sequence ATGTATGCAACGACCGGATTTCCGACCATCGCCCGCGACATCATCACCGCCATCGCCAGAATCATCCTCGGCGTCATCTTCATCGCCCACGGCTGGCAGAAGTTCAACGAATGGACCGTCGCCGGAACTGCCGACTCGTTCGCGCAGATGGGAGTGCCCCTGCCCGAGATCGCCGCGCCCTTCGCCACCTTCGTCGAACTCATCGGCGGAGCACTGCTCATCCTCGGCGCACTGACCCCGGTGGTCGGCGTGCTTCTGGCCGCAAACGTCATCGGTGCCCTCGTGATCGTCCACCTCACTCCGACTCCGTTCGTCGACCAGGGCGGCTGGGAGCTCGTCGCTGCGCTGGCCGCCGGTGTCCTGCTCATCGCCGCCACGGGCCCGGGCCGGTTCAGCATCGACCAGTTCCTCTTCGCCGGAAAGCAGGGCAAGGGCCGCAAGCGGAGCTCGGGCGCACAATCGGTCGCGGCCGACGCCTGA